TCAACGACCCGGGGTGAGTGTATTGCTTTCCTCAACCCTAACCGGGACCAGCCTAGTGGTACCCATTGAGCTCCATAGTCAGGCTTTCAGTATAAGCGCCCACGCTATGGTTGATTCAGGAGCAGCGGGCAACTTCATTGATACTGATTTCTGTAAACAACATAACGTAACCCTGACGGCCTGCTGTCCTCCTTTAACAGTGGCGGCTAGGCGGACGTCCCTTGGGTTCGGGCAGAGTGAGTCACACCACCACCGACCTCTTCCTGCAGGTGGGAGTGTTACACACTGAGACCATACGCTTCCACGTCGTAACTTCCCCTCACCATCCAGTCATCCTTGGTCTCCCCTGGCTTCGTCTTCACAACCCTCGCATCTCCTGGCGAGACAGCCAAATCGCACAGTGGGGCTCCGAGTGCTCGGGAAAATGCTTAAGGCCCATTCTCCCCACCACCGTGGGGTCCGCAAAGATCCTGGGGTCGCCCGACCAACCCACCCAAATACCTCCATCATATGCTGATTTGAGGGAGGCATTCAGCAAGACCAAGGCGTCCCAGCTGCCTCCTCACAGACCTTTGGACTGCGCCACTGAGCTCAAGCCAGGAGCCATTCCGCCCCGAGATCGGATCTTCCCCCTGTCCGAACCAGAGTCCCTCGCCATGAAGGCTTACATCGAGGAGGAACTGGCCAAGGGCTTCATCCGACCTTCCACTTCTCCGGCGGCAgccgggttcttcttcgtgggcaagaaggacggctcccTCCGCCCGTGTATTGACTACCGGGGTCTGAACGATGTCACGGTCAAGTTCCGATACCCCTTGCCACTCGTCCCCGCAGCTCTGGAACAACTGAGAAGCGCCAAGATCTACACCAAACTGGACTTGCGGTCCGCCTATAACCTAATCCGTATTcgagagggggacgagtggaagaccgcttcTGACCACCAGCGGCCattatgaatatttggtgatgccgtTCGGGTTGTCCAACAGTCCCTCCGTGTTCCAGTCTTTCGTCAACGAGGTGTTCAGAGACTTGCTCAACCGCTGCCTGATCGTATACATCGACGACATCTCGATCTACTCCAACTCGCTCGAGGAACATATCTGTCACGTGAGAACGGTCCTCAATCGCCTGATCACGCACCAGCTGTACGCCAAGGCAGAGAAGTGCGAGTTCCACTTGAAGTCGGTAGCCTTTCTGGGGTATGTCATCAGCACGGAGGGGGTGGCCATGGATGACAGCAAGGTGCGAGCCGTCCTGGAATGGCCACAACCCACCACAgtgaaggagctccaacgcttCCTGGGGTTCGCAAACTTTTACCGCCGGTTCATCCATAGCTTCAGTACTGTCGCCGCACCTCTGACCTCCATGTTGAAGGGGGGAGAACCAAGCTCCACTAGTCCACTGATGCCCTCCAGGCCTTCGCCCAGCTTAAGGAGCGTTTTACCTCCGCCCCCATCCTGCATCATCCCAATCCGGATCTCCctttcgtggtggaggtggatgcctCGAACACCGGCATAGGAGCCATTCTCTCCCAGCGCCAGGGAGACCCCCGAAGTTGTTCCCCTGTGCCTTCTTCTCCCGCAAACTTTCTTCGGCCGAACAAAATTATGACGTCGGCAATCGGGAGCTCTTGGCCATGAAAGCTGCACTGGAGGAGTGGCGCCACTGGCTGGAGGGCACCAGACACCCATTCCAGGTCTTCACCGACCATCGAAACCTCGAATACCTCCGATctgccaagagactcaaccccagGCAGGCTAGGTGGGCCCTGTTCTTCACCCGGTTCAATTTCACCATTTCCTACCTCCCAGGGTCCAAGAACGTCAAAGCCGACTCCCTCTCCAGGCAGCACGAAACCAATTTCCTAAGTCCCTCTGCTGAACCTATCGTTCCCCCCGCACTGATTCTAGCCCCTGTCCAGTGGGATCTCATGTCCGACATTACCCAGGCCCAcgccacagctccgcctccaacCGAGTGTCCACCAGACCGGACCTTCGTGCCCCCCAATCTCCGGGAGAGGACGCTCCACTGGGTGCACGACTCCCCGAACTCAGGACACCCCGGCATCTCCGCAACCACGCGACTCCTaaggaaccgcttctggtgggagacACTACCCAAAGACGCCGCCGACTTCGTCAGGAGTTGCCGCGTCTGCAACCTCACTAAATCCCCTAAACAAGCTCCGGCCAGCCTTCTACTACCTCTGCCCGTACCCCAGCGCCCCTGGTCACACATTGCTATAGATTTTGTTACCGACCTACCCAGCTCCCAAGGTAACACCACCATTCTCACGGTCGTAGACTGTTTTTCTAAGGCTTGTCGCCTAATACCCCTGCCCAAACTGCCCACAGCCCTTGTAACCGCCGAACACCTGTTCCAGTGTGTGTTCCGCTTCTACGGGCTGCCAGAGGACATAGTCACCGACCGGGGGCCCCAGTTCACCTCTCAGGTATGGAAAGCTTTCTTCCGTCTCCTCAACGTAAACCTAAGCCTTACTTCAGGataccacccccagtccaatgggCAAACAGAGAGACTCAACCAGGAGATCATCAGATTCCTACGCACCTACTGCCACCACAACCAGTCTGACTGGAGCAGATTCCTtccttgggccgaatacgcccagaactccCTGCTCAAACCATCTACCAACCTGACCACCTTCCAGTGCATCCTGGGCTACCAACCCCCTCTTTTCACTTGGTCCGACGAGCCCTCTGAGGTCCCGGCTGTAAACGACTGGCTTCAGCGCAGTGAGGCTGTGTGGGAAcaggcccacgtccacctacAACGGGCCATTAACCACTCCAAGGCACAAGCAGACCGCCGCCGCCGCCCCGGCCCTGACTACGCTccaggccaatgggtttggctttCCACTCGAGATCTCCGTCTCCGCCTACCATGCAAGAAgctcagtcctaggtatgtgggtccctttaaGATCTTAAGAAAAATTAATCCTGTAACCTTTCGTTTACAACTCCCCACTGATTATCTTATCTCTCCCACTTTCCATGTCTCCCTATTAAAACCGGCCGACGATCCGAGGGCTGAAGAGGAGGTGACCCACGGCCCCCCTCCCCTGGTAGTGGGCAGTGAAGAAGCCTTCCTGGTGCGGAGCCTGCTTGACTCCAGGCGTCTCCGAGGTCGGATCcaatacctggtggactgggaggggtatgGCCCGGAGGAGAGATCCTGGGTCGACTCCggcgacatcctcgaccccaacctcatcgCCGAGTTCCATCGGGCCCACCCGGAAAGACCAGCCCTGCGACCTCGGGGAAGACCACGACGCAGgtcgcgtcaggagccgctcacaggggggGGGGTCACTTAAACTCATTTCTGATCACTTAAACTCATTTCCCTtctgcccgcatacctaggtctgattaatccccagctgttttgtgttaccctaccctatttaaccgtgcctgtttagtccttctttgcaaagtcttgtttgccccggcgacaTTACCAACAAGTTACTCTCTGACTCCCTTACTAGTTATTCTGTGTATCGATCCAGCCTGTTACTTAGACCCTGCCAGCttgctgcctgccttgtttacctcCTGCCTGTTCCATACTAcgtttgtttgctgcctgcccagacctCTGCCTGTTCAGGTTACTCTATTGCCTGCCTGCTATATTCActgtttgcctgcccacgaccttgcctgtacgacttgtgttttgttattaataaacaaccgcagatggatcccaacttgcctgagtccTCGTTACAACAGCATTTAAATTGAGCTAATAATATAGTTAAAGCTATGATGCAAAACACCTGTTTACCTTGCTACAGTGTGTGCCTGTACATCACTGCACTCTTAACTGAAAAGTTAAATAAaagaatgtttaaataaaaaattgtgccCATGATTCATTTATCACAATATAGTACGGCAGCTTGAAATTTATTCCTTAAATAATAGAGGGCAACAGTGCTCTCCCAGTTTTCAGCCATCTtgtaagtatttttcccatttatttcttaaaggaatattctaggttcaatacaagttaagcttagtcgacagcatttgtggcataatgttgattagcacaaacatttatttctacTCGTCCCTCTTTTagtttttgagctgtaaagttgtttaacttGTCATTACATGAAAAAGGCACAAGTTgaaaaattggcaataactttacacggaaaaggttagtaagtgattttatcacactaaaatcatgtttacatgcattttgtttatgtcttgtattcttttgaaacagtgattattttaacgttcaaaaattggcccccattcacttccattctatgTGCCTAATTGTAACCTCGATTACCGAAATATTTCAgattaaagaaaaggagatgcaagtaaaaatgcatttttgtggtaatcaacattgtgccacaaatgctgtcgagttagcttaacttgtattgaacccagaatattcctttaaggattgcATGTCATGAACCAAACCGACCAgctaccatcgattaacaacctctgagcctgtggtaggtctatctttaaaggtttcaaagttatcaaaaatgaaTTCACTGAaaattatgggatttttacttcaggAACCCGACTGTTACACTCCACATAACGGTAGCTCAAACCACTACTACTTCCCAAAATCTCTTCACACATATGCAATTGAATGTTTCTTATGTTATATAAACATATTTCTTTATAATGATCTGAAACCTTCATTTGTAGTGCCAAAAAATATTTATGAGTGAACCTTCTCAAAGGTGTTTTCTTGGTCTAACATTTACAAGGGGGGAAGCTTGTAGTCAGAACTGACAGCTGTTAAAATTAAAATCGCCTGTAACGATATGAATATTCACTGCCGCAAATATTCCCGCTTGTGGAATCCCTCTGACAGAGGACTCCACAACTCCTGTAAGTCAAATCACAGAGGAAAGATTTGATTCCAACCATTTGCTGGAGTGTGGGTTGCACATCTGGTGTAGTGGATTTCATCATTTAAAGCAGAGTGTAAGGAGGATGCACATTAAAAGAAGTCCAAATTCAGAATAGGAGCACACAAAATTAGTTGTTCAATAAATCTTCACATTTACTGCTATACATAAAACAATGAGTTGAATGCTTTCTTCTTAGCTGGATCCTCCACATTAATTTGCCCTATGGACACTGGTGGGGAAAAttagagtatagagttaataaaattaaaatcatgtatttttgaaaaaccttattgtatatattttatatacaacaTGTGCATAtcgtatatattaaatatatgtctCCTGTATCAGCATCATGTCGTAAAACATCAATCCCATCATCCAGTTCATGCAATATTATGtatgtttaaagaaatagttgacccaaaaaatttaaatctgtTATTAATACTAAAATGTAATACTAGATTTGTACTCCGTTTTTagtaatttaatttgaattgagAGTGAACTACGACTTTAACTATGGCCTGTTCATAATATCAGtgctccagactgtgactaaaatggtcgaaaatgcaaccaaaataattgattgcgacaataattaaaaatctaGTCACCACTGACGACAGTCGGGTTATGTGCGTTCATTTGCGGTTTTgacagatatcatcttgtgagttattgaatacatctataGAGTGCGCACAACCAGTGTGTCTCACGCCGCTTTTCACACATTCTGTGAAGAATGCACTTCACTGCACACAACACCAAACCCAATGCGAGAGTCATGAACgcatgactcttttgaaccgggtccttttcatgaatcacccgaaaatAACAGAGGGTttgagctcaggttagcagtttgaatcagattcacttctcagcgaatcagccatcagtgagctcacaactgggagcacagacatttcagaataagagtcccatgtgtatttaaggcttctttataattaaaagttctgtattgtgtaccacttttttcagctggtaattattgattggaaTAGcgcaataaactgcatctgggattgcattcaatttgcactcttatAGTCTCAGTGTCTGGGGCCATCCGGAAACAGtaaagactaaggcaatatttatacatttaaaaaaattataataataaatgttttatatatatatatatatatatatatatatacacactatacatatatatatatacacatatacacacacatgttgtgtgtgaaaatcccaggagatcagcagttacagaaatactcaaaccagcccatcttgcaccaacaatcaggcCAAGCTCCAAATcggtcacattttttccccattctaatggttgatgtgaacattaactgaagctcctgacttgtatttgcttgattttatgcactacaatgctgccacatgatggactgattagataaatcatatggatgattgttggtgccagacgggctggtttgagtatttctgtaactgctgatcttctgggattttcacacacaacagtctctagaatttactcagaatggtgccaaaaacaaaagacaccagtgagcagcagttctgtggacagaaacgcttTGTTGATGGAGGTCAACagcgaatggccagactggttcgaactgacaaagtctacgataactcagataactgatCTGTACAATTGTTGCGAAGAATGCTACTCTGAGatacgggttggtgctgttttggcggcaggaAGGGgtcttacacaatattaggcaggtgttttaatgttgtggctgatctgtgtgtgtgtgtagagatatatatatataaaaatgaagcTTTTGACACTTAAGGGACAATTGAGGGATTTGAACAccactattacacaaggtgcaaacattcattgatgctcaagaagaaaACACAcgactatatgcatactatactttcTGTAAATATCTGTCATATATATTTTATCtcttaaatttgtataaattatgaaaggggtgtgaacattaaaatcttttatctcttatattagtataaattatgaaaggggtgtgaacatttgaaacaaaggggaatgcaaacttatcttctcagcTATATAAACGGTTTATTAAACCTTTGATTAATGGGTTATTATCAGAAGTCTTTTCTTTGGATGTCTATCTAAATCTAACAAatctgtgatttggtgactaaaaacaaCCATTTGaatccttaatgtttcagtttaggagccaatggctcccaaGTAATTTTTTAGTCTGGAGACCTGCATAGAGTGATCGTAAGTCTTCAAAAGACATATTacacacaagtcacatggactactttcatgacAAATTTCAGTGCTTTATTAAGCATAAAAGTAAGTCTCTTTCAGCagccattgtattgaattcagcaATTGAGACATTCattaaattatttccttttgtgttctgcagaagaaaggtcatatgcaagtttggaatggcatagggttatttattttttatatatataacaatatatttttatgtaaaaaatatatacaacaaccTCTAGGAAAGATACACCACAGAAGAACACAAAGCTTACATGTCAACAGGCACTCCCACAGCATCTTCCTCTTTTCCTATGGGCAAACTCAGTAAACACCTTGTAGCCTGTTGTGGGGTCAATGCATGTTCTTTCCAGATTCTGTGGAAATGATAATTGCAGATCCTCTGTTTGTCATCTTTCAATATGGTAAACCTGATTGTAAATAGTATATTTAAGCATAAGGTAAGGTTTGggaaaataaacaatacaatacattttatattatacttCACAATGCCAATTGGTATTACAAATTTACATTCACTTTACCCATTGGAAAAGTAAATCAAGTTTTAcacattaatgaaaatatacTGGCAAACACAATAGGAGCGCCTTTCAGAAATTTGTAAGCGTCATTTCGGAGTCTTCATCTCTGACATCCTCCAATGCCAAAAGGGCCTGAGGCACTTTAGTggcatgccatttcagatgtcaTTCTTTGACTCCATAGTGAGGCTGACACTGTTTGTGCATACAGTACTTCGTGCATTCCTCAAGTCCACCGGTCTTCCATAACTTCCTCTCAGCCATCAAATTACATTGCTCCTGACAGCCAAAAGGAACTTTGAAAAAATGACCCAGTCTTTCAGATAGAGAAGTAGCCTTTTACTAGTCAACAGCGTCCAGTATGCTCTTTTTTTTAGTTGCATAAGAAGAAAGTCTCTGGAAAACCTTAGAAAAGTTCAGGGAGTCATTTAAAATCACATGACTCACTC
This region of Xyrauchen texanus isolate HMW12.3.18 chromosome 48, RBS_HiC_50CHRs, whole genome shotgun sequence genomic DNA includes:
- the c48h1orf53 gene encoding LOW QUALITY PROTEIN: uncharacterized protein C1orf53 homolog (The sequence of the model RefSeq protein was modified relative to this genomic sequence to represent the inferred CDS: inserted 2 bases in 1 codon; substituted 2 bases at 2 genomic stop codons); translated protein: MSNEVCSARTPRXQQSARESESDSNCRAKXNMLYDTCSFXENDRLIHKLNQEACKNLERTCIDPTTGYKVFTEFAHRKRGRCCGSALSIGQINVEDPAKKKAFNSLFYV